From a single Bremerella cremea genomic region:
- a CDS encoding MotA/TolQ/ExbB proton channel family protein produces MLRRSHEYSLPFCLALVALVLGIFLTTQTATAQDAADAEPAAEAPAADAPADDAGGAADAQKEDTPKERLSVLAWTYKALTYYFWIFLLISVIFVALLVMNIMNARRENVVPLALVESFEACLDENQVQEAYDMAKEDESFLGKVLSAGLEKVSSGYDKAIEAMQEVGEEENMKLDHRLSYLALIGTLSPMIGLFGTVDGMIRAFSVIAISGSTPEASKLAEGISTALFTTLVGLALAIPAIAAYNILRNRVDRLALEVGITSEGLMSRFENVRK; encoded by the coding sequence ATGTTGCGTCGATCCCACGAGTATTCCCTTCCCTTCTGCCTGGCCCTGGTTGCCTTAGTGTTGGGTATCTTCCTGACGACCCAGACGGCTACAGCCCAAGATGCCGCCGACGCCGAACCGGCCGCTGAAGCGCCGGCTGCCGATGCCCCAGCTGATGACGCTGGCGGCGCAGCGGACGCCCAAAAAGAAGACACCCCGAAAGAACGGCTTTCCGTTCTGGCCTGGACCTACAAAGCACTGACCTATTACTTTTGGATCTTCTTGTTGATCTCGGTGATATTTGTGGCGCTTCTGGTCATGAACATCATGAACGCCCGCCGCGAAAACGTGGTTCCCCTGGCGTTGGTCGAAAGCTTCGAGGCGTGCCTGGACGAGAACCAAGTGCAAGAGGCTTACGACATGGCTAAGGAAGATGAGTCATTCCTCGGTAAGGTTCTCTCGGCTGGCCTCGAAAAGGTCTCCAGTGGCTACGACAAGGCCATTGAAGCGATGCAGGAAGTGGGCGAAGAAGAGAACATGAAACTCGATCACCGCCTCAGCTATCTGGCCTTGATCGGCACGCTCAGCCCGATGATCGGACTATTCGGTACGGTGGACGGGATGATCCGAGCGTTTAGCGTTATCGCCATCAGCGGTTCGACGCCGGAAGCCTCGAAGCTGGCTGAAGGTATTTCGACCGCTCTGTTTACCACGTTGGTCGGTCTGGCGTTGGCCATTCCGGCAATCGCCGCCTACAACATCCTCCGCAATCGCGTCGATCGCCTGGCCTTGGAAGTTGGGATTACCAGCGAAGGGCTGATGAGCCGCTTTGAAAACGTGCGTAAGTAG
- a CDS encoding ExbD/TolR family protein, whose protein sequence is MKIKKYRREVQEGDMTPMIDMTFQLIAFFMVLINFTQADQNKDIKLPESELAKPPEVPFENALTLQVFQDGNVFFDGKKYTPESIRPSLIVEKQIADELNAGKGGAAQTVTVIIRGDARVETGKVQDLIKLCQDVGFEKFSLKAKEKVPY, encoded by the coding sequence ATGAAGATCAAGAAGTACCGACGGGAGGTTCAGGAAGGGGACATGACCCCGATGATCGACATGACGTTTCAGTTGATCGCCTTCTTTATGGTGTTGATCAACTTTACGCAAGCCGATCAGAACAAGGACATCAAACTTCCTGAAAGCGAACTGGCGAAACCGCCTGAAGTCCCCTTCGAAAATGCATTAACTTTGCAAGTTTTTCAGGACGGCAACGTCTTTTTCGATGGCAAGAAGTACACGCCGGAATCGATCCGCCCTTCGTTGATTGTGGAAAAACAGATTGCCGACGAATTAAACGCGGGCAAAGGCGGAGCCGCCCAGACCGTCACCGTGATCATTCGTGGGGACGCTCGTGTGGAAACGGGGAAAGTCCAAGACCTAATCAAGCTTTGTCAGGATGTCGGCTTCGAGAAGTTCTCCTTGAAGGCGAAAGAAAAAGTCCCCTACTAA
- a CDS encoding ExbD/TolR family protein, translating to MKLRKNEVHGREKVEVPMTPMIDIVFQLLVFFIMTFKIVAMEGDFNINMPQAAQGSPSTTQIALTLSLRAGPSGNLQSVSLNNLPPFEGSVQEKFRKLQDAIVEQVGVNDGPSTTQEESEIEIDADYQLHYNYVIQAITAVTGRIDPKTGEVQKLIEKIKFAPGSGSGS from the coding sequence ATGAAACTTCGCAAGAACGAAGTCCACGGACGAGAAAAAGTTGAAGTCCCGATGACGCCGATGATCGACATCGTGTTTCAGCTTCTCGTCTTCTTCATCATGACGTTCAAAATCGTCGCGATGGAAGGGGACTTTAACATCAACATGCCGCAAGCCGCTCAGGGCTCGCCCAGTACCACGCAAATCGCGCTGACGCTTTCGCTACGAGCTGGACCAAGTGGGAACCTGCAATCGGTCTCACTGAACAACCTGCCCCCTTTTGAAGGGAGCGTGCAGGAAAAGTTCCGTAAGCTGCAAGATGCCATTGTCGAACAAGTGGGTGTCAACGATGGCCCCAGCACCACGCAGGAAGAGTCCGAAATCGAAATCGATGCCGACTACCAACTGCATTACAACTACGTAATCCAAGCCATCACGGCGGTTACCGGTCGGATTGATCCCAAGACAGGCGAAGTCCAGAAGCTGATCGAAAAGATCAAGTTCGCCCCAGGCTCTGGAAGCGGCAGCTAA
- the xerD gene encoding site-specific tyrosine recombinase XerD, whose protein sequence is MKLKLKRPLPQPQGERIERLIASLVTYLTTECHLSKNTIQAYSRDLQRFRTWVGNKNPKDLTIIELSDYVAWLHDQQLAPASIARHIISLKVFFRYLQLEGVLEENLVELLGCQKLWQKIPSVIPPYQIDDFLTAPWSEDPYWRRDRAILEVLYACGCRASEIAGLKANDVHLGEGYCRLHGKGDKQRLVPLGEKAISACRDYCEKERPKLAARGPETPEFFLTRTGRALRREAIWEMVKKYALRAGIAPDVSPHTLRHSFATHLLAGGADLRQVQELLGHASIATTQIYTHVDQSRLKKVHATFHPRA, encoded by the coding sequence TTGAAATTAAAACTCAAACGACCGCTGCCACAACCGCAAGGGGAACGAATCGAGCGGCTGATTGCTTCGTTGGTTACTTACCTGACGACGGAGTGTCATCTTTCTAAAAATACCATCCAAGCTTATTCGCGAGATCTACAACGTTTTCGGACATGGGTCGGTAATAAAAATCCGAAAGATTTGACGATCATCGAGCTTTCGGATTATGTGGCTTGGTTACACGATCAGCAATTGGCCCCGGCTTCAATCGCCAGGCATATCATCTCCCTTAAGGTTTTCTTTCGCTACTTGCAATTGGAAGGTGTGCTGGAAGAAAATCTCGTTGAACTGCTAGGCTGTCAAAAGCTGTGGCAGAAGATTCCTTCTGTTATTCCACCTTATCAGATCGATGACTTCCTGACGGCACCGTGGAGCGAAGATCCTTATTGGCGACGCGATCGCGCGATCTTGGAAGTGCTGTACGCGTGTGGTTGCCGAGCTTCGGAAATTGCAGGCCTCAAGGCGAATGACGTTCACCTGGGTGAGGGGTATTGTCGTCTCCATGGTAAGGGAGATAAGCAGCGCCTGGTTCCGCTTGGTGAAAAAGCCATCTCGGCGTGCCGCGATTACTGCGAAAAAGAGCGACCCAAGTTGGCAGCGCGAGGTCCAGAGACGCCTGAGTTCTTTTTGACTCGAACCGGGCGAGCATTGCGGCGGGAAGCAATTTGGGAGATGGTAAAAAAGTATGCTTTACGAGCAGGCATCGCCCCAGATGTTAGTCCGCATACATTACGCCATAGCTTCGCCACGCATCTGTTAGCTGGTGGAGCGGATCTGCGCCAGGTGCAAGAATTGTTGGGGCATGCCAGTATTGCCACGACCCAAATCTACACGCACGTCGATCAGTCGCGTTTAAAGAAAGTTCACGCCACGTTTCATCCTCGCGCGTGA
- the galE gene encoding UDP-glucose 4-epimerase GalE yields MRVLVTGGAGYIGSHTARKLAAAGHEVVIFDNLLYGHRSAAGKIPLVVEDLIDRDKLTATLLENKIEAVIHFAAFAQVGESVTNPSIYYNNNICGTISLLDAMRAADVGRIVFSSTCATYGIPASSPIDETFPQAPINPYGFSKLAIEHALQDYSQAYGIAYAALRYFNAAGASPQGDIGEDHTPESHLIPVVLQVALGQRKAISIFGTDYPTEDGTCVRDYIHVDDLADAHLLAMEKITPENSLQLNLGTGRGSSVQEIVEACREVTGHEIPTELSPRRAGDPPALVANPSLARKILDWQPKYLDVRETIETAWRWHQSHPQGFAD; encoded by the coding sequence ATGCGTGTACTAGTCACCGGAGGAGCAGGCTACATCGGTTCGCATACGGCTCGCAAATTGGCCGCAGCAGGGCACGAGGTAGTGATTTTCGATAACCTCTTGTACGGACATCGCAGCGCCGCCGGGAAAATACCCCTTGTCGTGGAGGATTTGATCGACCGCGACAAATTGACGGCTACCCTACTAGAAAACAAGATTGAAGCGGTGATCCACTTTGCGGCGTTTGCCCAAGTGGGCGAGTCGGTTACCAATCCTTCGATCTATTACAACAACAACATTTGCGGAACCATCAGCCTGCTCGATGCCATGCGGGCAGCCGATGTCGGACGGATTGTGTTTTCCAGCACTTGTGCCACGTATGGTATTCCTGCGTCGTCACCCATTGACGAGACCTTTCCCCAAGCTCCGATCAATCCGTATGGTTTCTCAAAACTAGCGATCGAGCATGCGTTGCAAGACTACTCACAGGCTTATGGAATCGCTTACGCAGCGCTTCGCTATTTCAACGCAGCTGGGGCTTCCCCCCAAGGCGATATTGGCGAAGACCACACGCCCGAATCGCACCTGATTCCGGTCGTTTTGCAAGTCGCTTTGGGCCAGCGAAAAGCAATCAGTATTTTCGGTACCGACTACCCCACCGAGGATGGCACATGCGTCCGCGACTATATCCATGTCGATGACCTAGCCGACGCCCACCTTCTGGCCATGGAAAAAATTACGCCGGAAAACTCCCTGCAGCTAAATCTGGGCACAGGGCGAGGAAGCAGCGTGCAAGAAATTGTTGAGGCCTGTCGCGAAGTGACAGGGCACGAAATTCCGACCGAGCTTAGTCCACGCAGGGCAGGAGACCCGCCTGCCCTGGTAGCCAATCCGTCGCTGGCCCGTAAAATTCTCGATTGGCAACCGAAGTACTTGGATGTACGCGAAACGATTGAAACAGCTTGGCGTTGGCATCAGTCGCACCCCCAAGGTTTCGCCGACTAG